The following coding sequences lie in one Drosophila sulfurigaster albostrigata strain 15112-1811.04 chromosome 2R, ASM2355843v2, whole genome shotgun sequence genomic window:
- the LOC133836210 gene encoding bumetanide-sensitive sodium-(potassium)-chloride cotransporter — MADRFQISKVNGSANVNAAFDGEPVSANNSNSNNCNSNSNNVEHAANGPATIAADSCHAHDNHLQPKAGDGGENRRTSRLSFRGFGQFLRKSDAERKFSLAQLTKETLPRLDNYRISMRNLKRPSIGELQGEAADQSITIPDATEPEPTSGQIKLGWIVGVLIPCLLNIWGVMLFLRLSWVVAESGIMWSLIIIAISAVVCVITTLSLSAISTNGEVKGGGVYFIISRSLGPEFGASVGVVFAFANAVSASMNTIGFCESLNVLLKGNGLKIFDNGINDIRIVGTVTLLVLILICCVGMEWETKAQNFLIVTIVLAIFNFLIGAAIGPRGDETLISKGFVGFSWDTFKENFVSDYRYAEGVDHDFFSVFAIFFPSVTGIQAGANICGDLKDAGAAIPKGTFWSLLISMTSYALFVLFAGGAAVRDASGNPQDLINGTLVASELPCFESNNCTWGLFNSYEMMQEMSLWGPLIYAGCFAATLSTALTNLLSVPRLVQALGIDQIYPGLIFFSKPYGKHGEPYRGYVLTFLISTGFLLIGELNLIAPLISTFYLASYALINFCTFHAAFVKPLGWRPTFKYYNAWLSLFGFALCVAIMFLINYVAAIITFGIIFALYLVVMYRKPDANWGSTTQAQQYKAALMAVHRLQNVSDHVKNYHPQVLVLSGDPKTRPPLVDFGYLLTKNNSLMFVGNIIPVRVGYKNRLNLIKDGQKYLDARKIKGFYNVIDGFSIEDGINAMIKSTGFGKMSPNIVLVGYKPDWNRCRKEEVESYFSILHNAFSQRMGVALLRLPNGLDFSELSPEVTIPPSSLGHMNTANAQGFTNELMPAANAASELLHIDSNLNLASMDSPSPNSSYTMPQPAPMPNMQRTSRSYKVSNNDAAAITYHTKGGSEVPKNVLEAVTIFTRKQPKGTIDVFWLYDDGGLTILLPYIISMRSHWQNCRLRVFTMCHGKDEEQEEKSMASLLTKFRIKYSELIMLKGVSDQPRHDTMLKHKRLIEPFRRSARNEFGITDEELHNMAEKTQRQLRIHELVVKHSSNASLVVMSLPMPRKEAISAPLYMSWLEMLTSDIKCPVALARGNQTPVLTLYS; from the exons ATGGCAGATCGTTTTCAAATCTCAAAGGTTAATGGCAGCGCCAACGTGAACGCCGCCTTCGACGGCGAGCCTGTTTccgccaacaacagcaacagcaacaactgcaacagcaacagcaacaatgttgAACACGCTGCCAATGGACCGGCGACAATTGCTGCGGATAGCTGTCATGCCCACGACAATCATCTGCAGCCCAAGGCTGGCGATGGCGGCGAGAATCGTCGCACTTCGCGTTTATCCTTCCGTGGCTTTGGACAATTCCTGCGCAAATCCGACGCCGAACGCAAGTTCAGCTTGGCTCAGCTAACAAA GGAAACGCTTCCGCGTTTGGATAACTATCGCATTTCTATGCGCAATCTGAAACGTCCCTCAATTGGAGAACTTCAGGGCGAGGCAGCAGATCAG aGCATTACCATACCAGATGCCACGGAACCGGAACCAACCAGCGGTCAAATTAAACTTGGCTGGATTGTGGGCGTCCTTATACCATGTCTACTCAACATTTGGGGTGTCATGCTGTTCCTGCGTCTCAGCTGGGTCGTCGCCGAGTCCGGCATCATGTGGTCGTTAATTATAATCGCCATCTCGGCGGTGGTCTGTGTTATAACGACGCTCTCGCTGTCGGCCATTAGTACCAATGGCGAGGTGAAGGGCGGCGGCGTCTACTTCATCATCTCCCGCTCCCTGGGACCCGAGTTTGGCGCCTCTGTTGGCGTtgtgtttgcctttgccaATGCCGTCTCGGCCTCCATGAACACCATTGGTTTCTGCGAGTCCCTCAATGTGCTGTTGA AGGGTAACGGGTTGAAAATATTCGATAACGGCATCAATGATATTCGTATTGTGGGCACTGTTACGCTGTTGGTTCTGATCCTTATCTGCTGCGTGGGCATGGAGTGGGAGACCAAGGCACAGAACTTTCTCATTGTCACCATTGTGCTGGCCATATTCAACTTTTTGATTGGTGCCGCCATTGGACCACGAGGTGATGAGACACTCATATCTAAGGGCTTCGTTGGATTCTCCT GGGACACCTTCAAGGAGAATTTTGTGTCGGACTATCGCTATGCCGAAGGCGTCGATCACGACTTCTTCAGCGTGTTTGCCATCTTCTTTCCCAGCGTTACAGGTATTCAGGCGGGCGCAAATATTTGCGGCGATCTGAAGGATGCTGGCGCTGCCATTCCTAAGGGTACTTTCTGGTCGCTGCTCATCTCGATGACATCGTATGCGCTGTTCGTGCTCTTCGCTGGCGGAGCCGCTGTCCGCGATGCTTCTGGTAATCCGCAGGATCTTATCAATGGCACTTTGGTGGCTTCGGAGCTGCCCTGTTTTGAGAGCAATAATTGTACCTGGGGTCTGTTCAATTCCTACGAGATGATGCAGGAGATGTCGCTCTGGGGACCACTTATCTATGCCGGTTGCTTTGCGGCCACGTTGAGCACGGCGCTGACGAATCTGTTGTCTGTGCCGCGTCTGGTGCAGGCTCTGGGCATCGATCAGATCTACCCGGGTTTGATTTTCTTCTCCAAACCGTATGGTAAACATGGCGAACCCTATCGCGGCTATGTGCTGACCTTCCTGATCTCCACCGGTTTCCTGCTGATCGGTGAACTCAATCTGATTGCGCCACTCATCTCAACATTCTATTTGGCCTCGTATGCTCTCATCAACTTCTGCACCTTCCATGCGGCCTTTGTCAAGCCTTTGGGCTGGAGACCTACGTTTAAGTACTACAATGCCTGGCTGAGTctgtttggctttgctttgtgtgtggcaataaTGTTCCTCATCAACTACGTGGCCGCCATTATAACTTTCGGCATCATCTTTGCCCTCTACCTGGTCGTAATGTATCGCAAACCGGATGCAAACTGGGGATCCACAACTCAGGCTCAGCAATATAAGGCTGCGCTCATGGCCGTGCATCGACTCCAGAACGTCTCGGATCACGTGAAAAACTATCATCCACAGGTGCTTGTCCTCTCAGGTGATCCTAAGACGCGTCCACCACTCGTTGACTTTGGCTATCTGCTAACGAAGAACAATTCGCTGATGTTTGTGGGCAACATAATACCT GTTCGTGTGGGCTACAAGAATCGCCTCAATCTGATCAAGGATGGCCAAAAATACTTGGATGCGCGTAAGATTAAGGGCTTCTACAATGTCATTGATGGCTTTAGCATTGAGGATGGCATCAATGCGATGATCAAGTCGACAGGCTTTGGCAAAATGTCACCCAACATCGTGCTGGTGGGTTACAAGCCAGACTGGAATCGCTGTCGCAAGGAGGAAGTTGAGAGCTACTTTTCCATATTGCA CAATGCCTTTTCTCAGCGCATGGGCGTCGCCTTGCTGCGTCTGCCCAATGGCCTGGACTTCTCGGAGCTGAGTCCCGAGGTCACCATTCCACCCAGCAGTCTGGGACACATGAACACAGCGAATGCCCAAGGCTTTACCAACGAACTAATGCCTGCGGCGAATGCTGCTTCCGAACTGTTGCACATTGATTCCAACCTGAATCTGGCCAGCATGGATAGTCCCAGTCCCAACTCGTCGTACACCATGCCACAGCCCGCTCCGATGCCCAACATGCAGCGCACTTCCCGCAGCTACAAGGTGTCCAACAATGATGCCGCTGCCATCACGTATCATACCAAAGGCGGCTCCGAGGTGCCGAAAAATGTGCTTGAAGCAGTCACAATATTCACACGCAAGCAGCCCAAGGGCACCATCGATGTCTTCTGGCTGTACGATGACGGAG GTCTGACAATTCTTTTGCCATATATCATTTCGATGCGTTCGCATTGGCAAAACTGCAGATTGCGTGTGTTTACCATGTGCCATGGCAAGGATGAGGAGCAGGAAGAGAAGAG CATGGCCAGTCTGCTGACCAAGTTCCGCATCAAATACTCAGAGCTTATCATGCTCAAGGGCGTCTCGGATCAGCCGCGTCACGACACCATGCTGAAGCACAAGCGACTCATCGAACCCTTCCGACGCAGCGCCCGCAACGAGTTCGGTATCACCGACGAAGAGCTGCACAACATGGCCGAGAAGACGCAACGACAGCTGCGCATCCATGAGCTGGTCGTTAAGCACTCCTCCAATGCCTCGCTGGTGGTCATGTCGTTGCCCATGCCACGCAAG GAGGCAATATCCGCACCTTTGTACATGTCCTGGTTGGAGATGCTGACGTCTGATATTAAATGTCCTGTGGCATTGGCACGCGGCAACCAGACGCCTGTGCTGACACTCTACTCTTAA